A DNA window from Zingiber officinale cultivar Zhangliang chromosome 3A, Zo_v1.1, whole genome shotgun sequence contains the following coding sequences:
- the LOC122050187 gene encoding uncharacterized protein LOC122050187 yields the protein MSEAQDRQKSYADRRRRPLEFSVNDHVFLRVSPTKGVRRFGLRGKLAPRYIGPFQILERIGEVAYRLALPPSIVRVHDIFHVSMLRKYVPHPEHILTDVSITLQPDVTYEEVPVRILDRKDRQLRNKIIRLVKVGWERHSDDEATWELEDEIRARYPHLFNEVMS from the exons ATGTCAGAAGCCCAGGACCGGCAGAAAAgctatgcagatcggagacggagaccgtTGGAGTTCTCTGTGAACGATCATGTGTTCTTGCGAGTGTCTCCCACCAAGGGAGTTAGGAGGTTTGGATTGAGAGGGAAGTTAGCTCCTCGTTACATCGGACCCTTTCAAATACTTGAGAGGATCGGTGAGGTAGCCTATCggttggcgctaccaccatccaTTGTCAGAGTGCATGAtatatttcacgtatctatgttgagaaAATACGTGCCACATCCTGAGCATATTTTGACAGATGTATCGATCACCCTTCAGCCAGATGtgacatatgaggaggttccagtgcGGATATTGGATCGCAAGGACCGCCAGCTGCGAAACAAGATAATCCGATTGGTCAAGGTTGGATGGGAGCGCCATTCAGATGACGAGGCAACCTGGGAGCTGGAGGATGAGATCCGAGCGCGGTATCCACATTTGTTTAATGAAG TTATgtcgtaa
- the LOC122051146 gene encoding uncharacterized protein LOC122051146: MPERCWPRICTSGRHPTFPSPKAEFLHQDLCVVEVISGVEWFMVAVPATTAGCCSSSGDKKDFDRDRRRDEVDVGSSLHIEVADSDASTLGGSRLPVPRHFRGRVSDFV; the protein is encoded by the exons ATGCCGGAGCGATGCTGGCCGAGGATCTGCACCTCAGGAAGACACCCCACCTTCCCGAGCCCTAAGGCTGAGTTTCTCCATCAGGATCTCTGTGTCGTTGAGGTGATTTCCGGCGTTGAG TGGTTCATGGTGGCAGTCCCAGCCACAACTGCCGGCTGTTGTTCTTCATCCGGAGATAAGAAG gactttgatcgagACAGGAGACGTGACGAAGTTGACGTCGGATCCAGCTTACATATAGAG gtagctgatagtGATGCCAGTACACTTGGGGGATCCcgactgccagtcccacgtcactttCGAGGACGGGTTTCCGATTTTGTTTAG